One Balneolaceae bacterium DNA window includes the following coding sequences:
- a CDS encoding cytidine deaminase: MRVENLSFPLTISAPQAALFHCLSEGAEPRRLYLERPEGAEAGYWREEYGLELRSLEEAGEAGKAHLPLLEERDDIPALLADLLGQARTAHSGFPVSAVLETDLGLVSGVNIECSDWSRGLCAERVALAKAVAAGANAFRRLHIHTGEGEFSSPCGACRQVLAEHMPGATLCLHHADRSRSDFFACDLLPYGFHSSALRNSSS; the protein is encoded by the coding sequence GTGCGGGTAGAGAACCTCTCCTTCCCGCTGACCATCTCCGCCCCGCAGGCCGCCCTCTTCCACTGCCTGAGCGAGGGGGCCGAGCCGCGCCGGCTCTACCTGGAGCGCCCGGAGGGCGCCGAGGCGGGTTACTGGAGGGAAGAGTACGGACTGGAGCTGCGGTCCCTGGAGGAGGCGGGAGAAGCAGGAAAGGCCCACCTCCCCCTGCTGGAGGAGCGGGACGACATCCCCGCCCTGCTGGCGGATTTACTGGGACAGGCCCGTACGGCGCACTCCGGCTTTCCCGTGTCCGCCGTGCTCGAAACCGATCTGGGACTGGTGAGCGGTGTCAACATCGAGTGCAGCGACTGGAGCCGGGGACTCTGTGCCGAAAGGGTGGCCCTTGCCAAGGCCGTGGCGGCTGGCGCGAACGCTTTCCGGCGTCTTCACATTCACACCGGTGAAGGGGAGTTCAGCTCGCCCTGCGGCGCCTGCCGGCAGGTGCTGGCCGAACACATGCCCGGGGCCACCTTATGCCTGCATCACGCCGACCGGTCGCGGTCGGACTTCTTTGCGTGCGACCTGCTCCCCTACGGTTTTCACTCCTCCGCATTGCGTAACTCATCATCATGA
- a CDS encoding histone H1 — MSRFDEMQSLLEELEPDINKFYNKGNKAAGTRARKTLQDMKKKAQDIRMEIQEWKNTGKV; from the coding sequence ATGAGCCGATTTGACGAAATGCAAAGCTTACTGGAAGAACTGGAACCTGATATCAACAAGTTCTATAACAAGGGCAACAAGGCAGCCGGCACGCGTGCTCGCAAAACTCTTCAGGATATGAAGAAGAAGGCACAAGATATCCGAATGGAAATCCAGGAATGGAAAAACACCGGCAAGGTCTAG